The Gammaproteobacteria bacterium genome has a segment encoding these proteins:
- a CDS encoding DUF3604 domain-containing protein has protein sequence MIAADVHAGEMKLLWGDTHLHSSLSSDAYQFRNRSITPDLAYRYAKGFPVVHPYTKSRIRISRPLDFLAVTDHAEWLGEVPSVILKDPKAARELIEMVLEEDGTDQVEDRITELMLPTWSHLPSPMYTDAFNFDAWEEIIDAAEDHYSPGEFTTLIGWEWTASPGLTQHRVVLTSAGGDKARAITPLSALECRGEGICTYGSPEDLWNWLEETSKKEDMDFVAIPHNPNLSRGTAFPLGASDGSAIDAAYAQRRMRWEPVIEVTQVKGDSEADPVLSATDEFAAFEKFGATASQYSTREREVAAGSFARSGLRRGLEFQKTIGANPYKFGLSGATDSHTGLTGSGEDDFQGKFGTDSIPALKDTPLWPGIADWRGWQYSASGLTAVWTRGNSREEIVAALKRKEVYATTGTRIRLQFFAGWSFVPEHAEQTSLFDVGYDLGVPMGGDLLAAPVRNGQPLRPTFLIRAIKDPVGANLDRVQIVKGWVDDHGDSHERVYDVAWSHGRSVDRKGSPEPVGNTVDLATGRYANTIGAPNLSVVWTDPEFNHSQPAFYYVRVLEIPTPRHSLHDAIALRIDPAETKRPATIQERAYSSPIWYTP, from the coding sequence ATGATCGCCGCTGACGTCCATGCCGGGGAGATGAAGCTGCTCTGGGGCGATACTCACCTTCATTCGTCCTTGTCTTCCGATGCGTATCAGTTCAGGAATCGTTCGATTACTCCGGACCTTGCGTATCGATACGCGAAGGGTTTTCCCGTTGTTCATCCTTACACGAAATCACGGATTCGAATATCGCGCCCCCTCGATTTCCTTGCCGTAACGGATCACGCGGAGTGGCTGGGCGAGGTTCCTTCGGTGATTCTGAAGGATCCGAAAGCCGCCCGGGAATTGATCGAGATGGTGCTGGAGGAGGATGGGACGGACCAGGTTGAAGACAGGATTACCGAACTCATGCTGCCGACCTGGTCGCACCTGCCCTCCCCGATGTATACGGACGCCTTCAATTTCGATGCCTGGGAAGAAATAATCGATGCAGCGGAAGACCACTATTCCCCCGGTGAATTCACGACGCTGATTGGGTGGGAGTGGACGGCAAGTCCAGGGTTGACGCAGCATCGAGTCGTGCTCACTTCCGCCGGCGGCGACAAGGCAAGAGCCATTACACCGCTCAGCGCCCTGGAATGCAGGGGTGAAGGAATATGCACCTACGGATCACCCGAGGACCTCTGGAACTGGCTTGAAGAAACGTCGAAGAAGGAGGACATGGATTTTGTGGCCATTCCACACAACCCGAACCTCTCCAGGGGTACTGCATTTCCTCTCGGTGCGAGTGACGGCTCCGCCATCGATGCAGCGTATGCGCAACGCCGTATGCGTTGGGAACCCGTGATTGAGGTCACTCAGGTCAAGGGCGATTCCGAGGCAGACCCGGTGCTTTCGGCTACCGACGAATTCGCTGCATTTGAGAAGTTTGGCGCAACAGCCAGTCAATATTCGACACGTGAACGCGAAGTGGCGGCCGGCTCGTTTGCGCGCTCCGGGCTGCGCCGCGGCCTCGAATTCCAAAAAACAATCGGCGCCAATCCCTACAAATTCGGCCTGTCGGGCGCGACCGATTCCCATACCGGCCTGACCGGGTCAGGTGAAGATGACTTTCAGGGCAAGTTTGGTACGGATTCCATCCCGGCTTTGAAGGACACGCCGCTGTGGCCGGGGATCGCCGATTGGAGAGGCTGGCAGTACTCGGCGTCCGGGCTTACCGCGGTTTGGACAAGAGGCAATTCGCGAGAAGAAATCGTAGCCGCACTCAAGCGGAAAGAGGTTTACGCTACAACCGGAACTCGCATTCGGCTTCAGTTCTTTGCCGGCTGGTCGTTCGTGCCGGAACATGCAGAGCAAACTTCACTGTTTGATGTCGGTTACGACCTGGGCGTCCCGATGGGCGGAGACCTCCTTGCCGCTCCGGTGAGGAACGGGCAACCTCTCCGTCCGACCTTTTTGATTCGAGCGATCAAAGACCCGGTCGGAGCCAACCTGGACAGGGTGCAAATCGTCAAGGGCTGGGTTGATGACCACGGAGATAGCCATGAACGTGTTTACGATGTCGCGTGGTCGCATGGCCGGAGTGTCGATCGCAAGGGGAGCCCGGAGCCTGTGGGCAATACCGTTGACCTCGCTACCGGCCGGTACGCCAACACTATTGGCGCACCGAACCTTTCCGTCGTTTGGACCGACCCGGAATTCAACCACTC
- a CDS encoding dicarboxylate/amino acid:cation symporter yields MRWPLYAQIFAGILLGVIAGLISGDTAELVAGVTYDSIYDYIGTLFLNALKMLIVPLIATSIISGVASLGGPGTLGRLGGKTLLYYLATSTIAVLVGLTVVNLVKPGILNGVAVGGLLDFETNSELVASRVAGAEGGVAEVFLRMFPPNIVMAAAEGQMLGVIVFCILFGYFLSQLVKERRQQVTSFVQACFEAMMGVTRFVMRFAPIGVFGLVASVVADVGLGAARPLVVFSITVLAALAIHFLVVMPLILLFVARVNPLRQYRAMAPALLTAFSTASSSATLPITMRCVEDNAKVSSRTTGFVLPLGATVNMDGTALYECVAVMFIAQAYGLEIGFGVQFTIVFAALLTSIGVAGVPAASFVAIAVILGAVGLPVEAIGVLFVFDRILDMSRTAVNVFGDSCGAVTIARLEGESGVLGEASRQRGRDEE; encoded by the coding sequence TTGCGCTGGCCCCTGTACGCGCAGATTTTCGCGGGGATCTTGCTGGGCGTGATCGCCGGGCTGATCAGCGGCGACACTGCCGAATTGGTCGCCGGCGTAACCTACGACTCGATTTACGACTACATCGGCACGCTGTTTCTCAATGCGCTGAAAATGCTGATCGTGCCGCTGATCGCCACGTCGATCATTTCCGGCGTGGCCAGCCTGGGCGGCCCCGGCACGCTGGGCCGGCTGGGCGGGAAGACGCTTCTCTATTACCTGGCCACATCCACGATCGCCGTGCTGGTGGGTCTGACCGTCGTGAACCTGGTGAAGCCGGGCATCCTGAACGGGGTCGCCGTGGGCGGGCTTCTGGATTTCGAGACCAATTCGGAGCTGGTGGCCTCGCGGGTGGCGGGCGCCGAGGGCGGCGTTGCGGAAGTGTTTCTGCGGATGTTTCCGCCGAACATCGTCATGGCGGCCGCCGAGGGCCAGATGCTCGGCGTCATCGTTTTCTGCATCCTGTTCGGCTACTTCCTTTCCCAACTTGTGAAGGAGCGACGCCAGCAGGTCACGAGTTTCGTGCAGGCCTGCTTCGAGGCGATGATGGGGGTCACCCGGTTTGTCATGCGGTTTGCCCCGATTGGGGTCTTCGGGCTCGTCGCTTCGGTCGTGGCGGATGTCGGATTGGGCGCGGCCAGGCCGCTGGTGGTCTTCTCGATCACCGTGCTGGCGGCCCTGGCGATTCATTTCCTCGTGGTGATGCCGCTGATACTGCTGTTCGTGGCGCGCGTGAACCCGCTACGCCAGTATCGGGCGATGGCGCCGGCTCTGCTGACCGCGTTTTCGACGGCCTCATCTTCCGCGACGCTTCCGATCACGATGCGCTGCGTGGAGGACAATGCGAAAGTTTCCAGCCGCACGACGGGTTTCGTTCTGCCGCTGGGCGCAACCGTCAATATGGACGGCACCGCGCTGTATGAGTGCGTTGCCGTGATGTTCATCGCCCAGGCCTACGGTCTGGAAATAGGCTTCGGCGTGCAATTCACGATTGTCTTCGCCGCGCTGCTCACGTCGATCGGCGTGGCCGGCGTTCCCGCGGCTTCATTCGTCGCGATCGCGGTGATCCTCGGGGCGGTGGGCCTGCCGGTGGAGGCGATCGGCGTCCTGTTCGTATTTGACCGGATTCTCGATATGTCGCGCACCGCCGTGAACGTATTCGGAGACAGTTGCGGCGCGGTGACGATCGCCCGGCTGGAGGGCGAGAGCGGCGTGCTGGGCGAGGCGAGCCGGCAGCGCGGCCGCGATGAAGAGTGA
- a CDS encoding HU family DNA-binding protein, with protein sequence MNKRELTDAVASAADLAKADAARAVDAVLGAISGALGQGDSVSLVGFGTFSVKHRAARQGRNPRTGETIQIAATSVPGFKAGRALRDAVN encoded by the coding sequence ATGAACAAACGGGAACTTACGGATGCTGTGGCGTCGGCTGCGGATCTTGCGAAAGCGGACGCGGCGCGTGCCGTGGATGCGGTTTTAGGGGCCATTAGCGGTGCCTTGGGACAGGGAGACTCGGTATCTCTGGTCGGTTTCGGGACCTTCAGCGTCAAGCATCGCGCCGCACGGCAAGGACGCAATCCCCGTACCGGAGAGACGATACAAATCGCCGCGACCTCGGTTCCCGGATTCAAGGCAGGTCGTGCCCTGAGGGATGCCGTAAACTAA
- a CDS encoding arylsulfatase codes for MPVTRRKFLLSTAAASAATGLSGTFATASEDEAPRSVRDANWRSRALPKAPNIVIAVLDDVGFSDLGCYGSELDTSCFDSLAEAGIRFNNFHVTALCSPTRACLLTGRNAHAVGVGNIAEWGRADHDSYKGWIRQDAVTLPEALRELGYRTSACGKWHLSMLHDQNGTGPFDHWPTGRGFDKWYGFHGSAVDHFHPEMFENTTAAYPDKSDNYHLSEDLVDRSIQYIKNHLVSSSDRPFFHFLSFGATHFPLHVPDDYLQRRRGDYDMGWDVIREARFRRQKEIGIIPPETRLAPRNPTGTPWAGLTEDQQRYAARGQEVYAAFLEHTDDQLQRLVDFLKAEGQFDDTIFLLLSDNGATYGGGLVGLTDVRRSAYLGEEPFAEVLANIDLLGTEASQCEYAEGWAQASNTPLKWYKADTFEGGIRAPLIVSWPNGDIPAGEIRDQYHHAIDVLPTLLNMINGDMPDKVDGQTPLSIQGESFAYALDHAEAPTTKKVQYFETLGDRAIWADGWKAVTRHRSGTSFDEDVWELYHASEDFSETNELSEQYPDKLKELVEIWRVEAERYGVLPLEDDTLKLYQNSVPQPRATYVFYPGMIRLDRLSAPDIYEFNSQMSARVTLRDNRANGVILASGDSGGGYEWFMRDGYVHFVYVYTRNAIYRARSQRCVPEGEHVLGVRIVKTGASQGRCTLLLDDDSIGELALDEMWPIYFANSGLRCGENRHAPISREYEPPFVFDHELHRVIVDVDI; via the coding sequence ATGCCAGTCACCAGACGGAAATTTCTGCTTTCAACCGCCGCGGCATCTGCCGCGACCGGGCTGTCCGGGACCTTCGCGACGGCATCGGAAGACGAGGCGCCCCGTTCCGTGCGCGACGCGAACTGGCGAAGCCGGGCATTGCCCAAGGCGCCCAACATCGTCATTGCCGTTCTGGACGACGTAGGCTTTTCGGATCTTGGTTGCTATGGATCCGAACTCGATACATCGTGCTTCGACAGTCTGGCAGAAGCAGGAATCCGGTTCAACAATTTTCATGTAACCGCCCTGTGCTCCCCAACGCGGGCATGTCTGCTGACCGGCAGGAACGCGCATGCCGTGGGTGTGGGAAATATTGCGGAGTGGGGACGAGCGGATCACGACAGTTACAAGGGCTGGATTCGTCAGGATGCAGTGACGCTTCCGGAGGCATTGAGAGAGCTTGGCTACAGAACGTCAGCCTGCGGAAAGTGGCACCTGTCGATGTTGCACGATCAGAACGGAACAGGGCCATTCGACCACTGGCCCACCGGCAGGGGCTTCGACAAATGGTATGGATTCCATGGTTCCGCGGTCGACCATTTCCATCCCGAGATGTTCGAGAATACGACGGCGGCGTACCCGGACAAGAGCGACAACTATCATTTGAGCGAGGACCTGGTCGATCGGTCGATTCAATATATAAAGAACCACCTCGTTTCGTCTTCGGACAGACCCTTCTTCCACTTTCTGTCATTCGGCGCCACCCATTTTCCGCTGCACGTTCCCGACGACTACCTGCAACGACGTCGCGGAGATTACGACATGGGGTGGGATGTAATTCGCGAGGCGCGATTCCGCCGTCAGAAGGAGATCGGAATTATCCCTCCCGAGACCCGGCTGGCGCCACGCAACCCCACCGGAACACCCTGGGCCGGCCTGACTGAAGATCAGCAACGGTATGCGGCGCGAGGCCAGGAAGTCTACGCCGCGTTCCTCGAGCATACGGATGACCAGCTGCAGCGCCTGGTGGACTTTCTGAAGGCGGAGGGCCAGTTCGACGACACGATCTTCCTGTTGCTGTCGGACAACGGAGCCACATACGGCGGGGGCCTCGTTGGCCTTACCGACGTCCGCAGATCCGCGTATCTGGGTGAGGAACCGTTCGCTGAAGTGCTTGCGAATATCGACCTGCTCGGCACGGAAGCCTCGCAATGCGAATACGCGGAAGGGTGGGCGCAAGCGAGCAATACCCCGCTGAAATGGTACAAAGCCGATACGTTCGAGGGCGGCATACGCGCACCTCTGATTGTCAGCTGGCCCAACGGCGACATTCCGGCCGGCGAGATTCGCGATCAGTATCACCATGCCATTGACGTTCTGCCGACGCTCCTCAATATGATCAACGGGGACATGCCCGACAAGGTTGATGGTCAAACGCCGTTGTCGATACAGGGCGAGAGTTTTGCCTACGCTCTTGACCATGCGGAAGCACCGACGACGAAGAAGGTCCAGTACTTCGAGACACTGGGTGACCGCGCCATTTGGGCTGACGGCTGGAAAGCGGTCACCCGTCACAGGAGCGGCACGTCCTTCGATGAGGACGTCTGGGAGCTCTACCACGCGTCGGAAGATTTCTCGGAGACGAACGAACTCTCGGAGCAGTACCCGGACAAGCTAAAGGAGCTCGTCGAAATCTGGCGCGTCGAGGCCGAGCGCTATGGCGTGCTCCCCCTCGAAGACGATACGCTTAAGCTGTACCAGAACTCGGTGCCGCAGCCGCGCGCAACGTACGTTTTCTATCCCGGGATGATCCGGCTCGATCGCTTGAGTGCGCCGGACATCTACGAGTTCAACTCGCAAATGAGCGCCCGGGTCACGCTGCGCGACAATCGTGCCAACGGCGTCATTCTTGCATCCGGGGACAGCGGCGGCGGTTACGAGTGGTTCATGCGCGACGGCTACGTCCACTTCGTGTACGTCTATACGCGTAATGCCATATACAGAGCCCGATCGCAGCGCTGCGTTCCGGAAGGCGAGCATGTGCTTGGGGTGAGGATCGTCAAGACCGGCGCGAGCCAGGGCCGCTGTACGCTGCTGCTCGACGACGATTCGATTGGTGAATTGGCGCTCGACGAAATGTGGCCGATCTACTTCGCGAATTCAGGTCTGCGCTGTGGCGAAAACCGGCACGCGCCGATCAGCCGGGAGTATGAACCGCCCTTCGTCTTCGACCACGAATTGCATCGCGTGATCGTGGACGTGGATATCTGA
- a CDS encoding TonB-dependent receptor: MVINTEGTVAKRGAAALFLSVFFASTSYAQIEEIVVTAQKRSELVQDMGLSIQAFDQEALSLAGVTDVTRLNEAVAGVSFGRIGNDAKIALRGANANNTFADNSAIVGMFVDGVYKPRASQQSRAFFDVDRLEVLKGPQGTLYGRNTLAGAINLITNAPDIDAGTSGNMEIGFARFEAMRATGFVNVPVSDELAFRFAALYETSDGWIENSAGQNLGADDDLSIRASALWEPSATFSALLRVTTITENGTIPMIFGGPGICRPVTANGLTDPRGPNIDCANARRGSNGVPGDFNAVGPYDISQDYSPDGDLDQDNLTLTLSWSLDSFDIKSITSWTDYSSLFGDDGDHSPTPFERFWWEENIESMTQELTISSTGDGRAQWTGGLYYSNDESFMQFSFLRHTRDDPSVRVQAPDGNGTLTTVLTGTPVMDPTTTYNGMFARARQFEIDTTGVFGQVEFSVTDQFRLVAGLRYNEEDKSISDGSNFNGGIAVSLPSASAAIVDDPTGVFVFTAANAPNHNSETFDEVTWRAGFEYDVSDLSMLYAAASTGFLSGALDAGNILEQQESTAYEIGWKSTLMDNRLQLNVAAYFNEYENLATQFQETLPSGLVVTYSANGGNIEARGLDIELLANPVDNLNLSANVAFLNAEYGVFGTSNPFQVFNGVPQGFITLDGETPPWSPDITIKLGGNYEFDLGQYGTLVPSVHFSYSDDYNTSSFNVDFPTAIQDAYTKTDLRVNWLSPDGSFGLEAYVENIEDEAILQRVTISGEDALPSNFGYPRNFGVKIKYRF; encoded by the coding sequence ATGGTCATCAATACCGAAGGCACAGTTGCCAAACGAGGCGCAGCCGCACTTTTCCTGAGTGTGTTTTTTGCGTCAACTTCATACGCGCAGATCGAAGAGATTGTCGTCACCGCACAGAAGCGTTCTGAATTGGTGCAGGATATGGGCCTGTCCATCCAGGCTTTCGACCAGGAAGCGTTGAGTCTTGCCGGCGTCACCGACGTGACGCGCCTGAACGAAGCAGTGGCGGGTGTCAGTTTCGGGCGAATCGGTAACGATGCCAAGATTGCACTCCGCGGCGCCAACGCCAACAACACGTTCGCCGACAACTCGGCAATTGTCGGTATGTTCGTGGATGGTGTTTACAAGCCCCGGGCATCGCAGCAAAGCCGCGCATTCTTTGATGTAGACCGCCTCGAGGTGCTCAAGGGTCCCCAGGGTACGTTGTACGGCCGAAACACGCTTGCGGGCGCGATCAATCTGATCACAAACGCCCCGGACATCGATGCAGGGACCAGCGGAAACATGGAGATCGGGTTCGCGCGTTTCGAGGCGATGAGAGCGACGGGTTTCGTCAATGTACCAGTGAGCGACGAGCTCGCGTTCCGGTTTGCCGCACTTTATGAAACCAGTGACGGCTGGATCGAGAACAGTGCCGGGCAAAACCTCGGCGCGGATGACGATCTTTCCATACGAGCGTCAGCGCTGTGGGAACCGAGCGCCACGTTCAGCGCGCTGTTGCGAGTCACGACGATCACCGAAAACGGCACGATTCCGATGATTTTTGGTGGTCCCGGGATTTGCAGACCTGTAACCGCGAATGGCCTGACCGATCCTCGTGGTCCGAATATTGACTGCGCGAATGCACGCAGAGGATCGAATGGCGTACCCGGCGACTTCAATGCGGTCGGCCCGTACGATATCAGTCAGGACTATTCTCCCGATGGCGACCTTGATCAGGACAATCTCACACTCACGCTTTCGTGGAGCCTTGATTCCTTTGACATCAAGTCGATCACTTCCTGGACCGACTACTCTTCGCTGTTCGGCGACGATGGAGACCACAGCCCGACTCCTTTCGAGCGATTCTGGTGGGAGGAGAACATAGAATCCATGACCCAGGAGTTGACGATCAGCTCGACCGGTGATGGTCGCGCTCAGTGGACCGGCGGCTTGTACTATTCGAATGACGAGAGCTTCATGCAGTTCTCATTCCTGAGACACACCAGGGATGATCCTTCCGTGAGGGTCCAGGCTCCGGACGGGAATGGAACCCTGACGACGGTTTTGACCGGCACCCCCGTAATGGATCCGACAACAACCTACAACGGAATGTTCGCAAGAGCTCGCCAGTTCGAAATCGATACGACCGGTGTTTTTGGCCAGGTGGAGTTCAGCGTTACCGATCAGTTCCGACTGGTAGCGGGCCTTCGTTACAACGAGGAGGACAAGTCGATTTCCGACGGAAGCAATTTCAACGGGGGAATCGCCGTCAGCCTGCCGTCGGCATCCGCTGCGATTGTTGATGACCCGACCGGCGTATTCGTGTTTACGGCGGCGAATGCACCGAACCACAACTCCGAAACATTTGACGAAGTAACGTGGCGAGCCGGTTTCGAGTACGACGTCAGTGACTTATCGATGCTCTATGCCGCAGCGTCAACGGGGTTTCTGTCCGGCGCATTGGATGCCGGCAACATACTGGAACAGCAGGAATCAACCGCTTACGAGATCGGCTGGAAGTCCACCTTGATGGACAACAGGTTGCAACTGAATGTAGCGGCATACTTCAACGAATATGAGAATCTCGCCACGCAATTTCAGGAAACACTCCCCAGCGGATTGGTTGTGACGTATTCGGCCAATGGCGGCAATATCGAAGCCCGAGGGCTTGATATCGAACTGCTGGCCAATCCGGTGGACAATCTCAACCTGTCGGCCAATGTGGCGTTCCTTAACGCAGAGTACGGTGTGTTCGGCACCAGCAACCCATTCCAGGTATTTAACGGGGTTCCCCAGGGATTCATAACTCTCGATGGCGAAACACCCCCATGGTCGCCGGACATCACGATAAAGCTTGGTGGGAACTACGAGTTTGATCTCGGACAATATGGAACTCTCGTTCCATCCGTGCACTTCTCGTATTCGGATGACTACAACACCAGCAGCTTCAATGTTGATTTTCCCACGGCTATTCAGGACGCGTACACGAAGACAGACTTGCGCGTCAATTGGTTGTCGCCTGACGGGAGTTTCGGCCTGGAAGCGTATGTTGAAAACATCGAAGACGAAGCTATTCTCCAGCGGGTCACCATCAGTGGTGAGGACGCGCTTCCTTCGAACTTCGGTTATCCGCGAAACTTTGGCGTCAAGATCAAATACCGCTTCTGA